A single window of Carassius auratus strain Wakin chromosome 9, ASM336829v1, whole genome shotgun sequence DNA harbors:
- the mpp4a gene encoding MAGUK p55 subfamily member 4: MEEDPVMQPEHDENDVGLAQILTEVVEEVRLSIDRDINGADLLYSLLSAPWLYSLLRVYECLVQHSRDAPSPYLPYSSRLSQEIMASVRGLAAPSSEAQELYILLKCPHMQALLSAHDSVAQRNYGPVLPPLPDKLPDSEEAMRIVCLVKNKQPLGATIRKNEKTGNFFIARVIHGGLADRSGLLYPGDKLVEVNGQKVRGLQPEHVIQMLVQSQGNILFKVIPNTPQPTNSQPALYVRAMVDYSPLQDPAIPCPDAGMAFSKGDLLKIVDQRDIRWWQARKLHSASLCCGLIPSTNQFRYKQRELWWSQPYQAHTCIRPLSATDVGEEEITDENKCIETDEEDFEFVSEEGENGEHMQGLYIAGFRHSLRVWRRKSYSKRKPSCYSCGVSSCHNTSATLYEEVVHYQRHIDDPPRLIVLIGPSGVGVNELRRKLIKINPNTYQGPVSHTTRSQKMGEKNGREYHFVTKEVFACMVVNHKFLEYGEHNGHMYGTSLDSVQDVLDNGKICVIDLEPHCINSVRTKKLKPYIIYVRPPSPARMKQTRKDPHFLSNRYIKRYFYDKDFEEIEEASRTMEAKYRQYFDCVIVNDDLQDSCMDLFTAIQHAQEEPQWIPASWFAPDHP; encoded by the exons ATGGAAGAGGATCCAGTGATGCAACCTGAACATGATGAGAATG ATGTAGGTTTGGCTCAGATCTTGACAGAAGTGGTAGAGGAAGTGAGACTGTCCATAGACAGAGACATTAACGGTGCTGATCTTCTGTACAGTCTCCTCAGTGCTCCTTGGCTTTATTCTCTTCTCAGG GTATATGAGTGTCTGGTGCAGCACAGTCGGGATGCCCCAAGCCCATACCTGCCTTATTCCTCCAGACTTTCTCAGGAG ATTATGGCCAGTGTGCGAGGACTGGCTGCTCCCTCCTCTGAGGCACAAGAACTTTATATTCTGCTGAAATGCCCTCATATGCAG GCTTTGCTCTCTGCTCATGATTCTGTGGCTCAGAGGAACTACGGTCCAGTACTGCCGCCTCTTCCTGACAAACTGCCTGACAGTGAGGAGGCCATGAGGATTGTTTGCCTTGTCAAGAATAAACAGCCTCTG GGGGCAACCATTaggaaaaatgaaaaaacagGGAATTTCTTTATTGCGAGGGTGATACATGGAGGACTGGCAGATCGCAGTG GACTTCTTTATCCTGGTGACAAGCTGGTGGAAGTGAATGGGCAGAAAGTGCGGGGACTGCAGCCCGAGCATGTCATTCAGATGCTG GTACAATCTCAAGGAAATATTCTTTTTAAAGTGATCCCTAATACACCACAACCCACCAACAGCCAACCAGCC CTGTATGTGAGAGCCATGGTGGATTACAGTCCTCTGCAGGACCCTGCGATCCCCTGCCCAGATGCAGGCATGGCGTTCAGTAAAGGAGACTTGCTGAAGATCGTCGACCAGAGGGACATCCGATGGTGGCAGGCCAGGAAACTCCACAGTGCCTCATTGTGTTGTGGCCTCATCCCCTCCACTAACCAGTTCAGATA tAAGCAAAGGGAGTTGTGGTGGTCCCAACCTTATCAGGCTCACACCTGCATCAGACCCT TGAGTGCAACAGATGTTG GAGAAGAGGAGATAACAGATGAAAACAAATGCATCGAAACAG ATGAAGAAGATTTTGAGTTCG TATCAGAGGAGGGTGAGAATGGTGAACATATGCAGGGATTATATATAG CCGGGTTCCGACACAGTCTGCGTGTATGGAGGAGGAAATCGTACAGTAAGAGAAAGCCATCATGTTATTCCTGTGGAGTCAGCAGCTGCCATAACACCTCAGCCACCCTTTATGAAGAGGTGGTCCACTACCAGCGCCACATAGACGATCCCCCCCGTCTCATTGTGCTCATTG GTCCATCAGGAGTTGGTGTAAATGAACTGCGCAGGAAGCTAATCAAAATCAACCCTAATACGTACCAGGGACCAGTATCTC ACACAACACGGTCCCAGAAAATGGGTGAGAAGAATGGGCGTGAATATCACTTTGTGACAAAGGAAGTCTTCGCGTGCATGGTGGTTAATCACAA ATTTCTCGAGTATGGAGAGCATAATGGACACATGTACGGCACCAGCTTAGACTCGGTCCAAGATGTTTTGGACAATGGGAAAATATGTGTTATTGACCTTGAACCTCAT TGCATTAATTCAGTCAGAACCAAGAAGCTGAAGCCCTACATCATATATGTACGGCCTCCGTCTCCTGCCCGCATGAAGCAAACAAGAAAAGACCCACATTTTCTTTCCAATAGATACATCAAGAGATACTTTTAT GACAAAGACTTTGAGGAGATTGAGGAAGCAAGCAGGACTATGGAGGCCAAGTATCGTCAGTACTTTGACTGTGTGATTGTGAACGATGATCTGCAAGATTCATGCATGGATCTGTTCACGGCTATACAACATGCTCAAGAAGAACCACAGTGGATTCCTGCCAGCTGGTTTGCTCCTGATCATCCATGA
- the tmem237a gene encoding transmembrane protein 237A isoform X2, which produces MPSVKPKKKKIKKDINEVEEPQAGPEPAIEMEGLESHRETLTPEPQDNPPLKKKKKKKAHTTDASEQQDFPNGDVQEPHTDDEEVTRKSKRKRKGKMMENQSHNELGVEEDDIITDVHAPISQRSLFSAPLGHSHPIGKVFVEKNRRFQVTDHLDLSHDHMEEYMEVRPMWNTRDVAMRVHSGFRIIGLFSHGFLAGYAVWNIIVVYVLAGEQMTTLHNLLQQYHSLAYPAQSLLYLLLAISTVSAFDRVNLAKASIALRGFLTLDPAALASFLYFAALILSLSQQMTSDRIHLYPTANETLWPPGSEHQILQPWIVVNLVVALLVGLAWVFVATRPDMDYTEEFLMAMEVEEYPRHDEKNELAA; this is translated from the exons ATGCCAAGTGTCAAAcccaagaaaaagaaaatcaagaagGACATTAATGAAGTTGAGGAACCACAAG CAGGGCCCGAGCCAGCTATAGAAATGGAGGGTCTGGAGAGCCACAGAGAAACGCTGACCCCTGAGCCTCAGGACAATCCAccgctgaagaagaagaagaaaaagaaggcaCATACTACCG ATGCGAGTGAACAACAAGACTTTCCAAATGGAGATGTTCAAGAGCCTCACACAGACGATGAAGAAGTCACCAGAAAAAGCAAGAGAAAAAG GAAGGGTAAGATGATGGAAAACCAGTCTCATAATGAGCTCGGCGTGGAGGAGGATGACATCATCACCGATGTGCACGCACCCATATCCCAGCGCTCTCTGTTCTCAGCGCCTCTGGGTCACAGTCATCCCATCGGAAAAGTGTTTGTAGAAAAGAACC GCCGCTTCCAGGTGACGGATCATCTGGATTTATCCCATGACCACATGGAGGAGTACATGGAAGTCAGGCCCATGTGGAACACACGAGATGTCGCCATGAGGGTCCACAGTGGCTTCAG GATCATTGGACTGTTCTCTCATGGGTTTCTGGCAGGATATGCAGTGTGGAACATCATAGTAGTGTATGTGTTAGCTGGAGAGCAGATGACCACTCTACATAACCTTCTCCAGCAGTACCACAGTCTGGCTTACCCAGCACAGTCTCTGCTCTACCTGCTGCTAGCCATCAGCACTGTGTCTGCCTTCGACAG GGTGAACCTGGCCAAAGCGTCCATTGCTCTTCGAGGATTTCTCACTCTTGATCCAGCGGCTCTTGCTTCCTTCT TATACTTTGCTGCTCTCATCCTGTCTCTGAGCCAGCAGATGACCAGTGATCGTATACATCTCTACCCCACAGCCAATGAAACGCTTTG GCCCCCGGGTTCAGAACATCAGATCCTACAGCCCTGGATCGTGGTAAACCTGGTCGTAGCTCTTCTGGTTGGTCTGGCCTGGGTGTTTGTTGCTACACGACCGGACATGGACTACACCGAAG AGTTTTTAATGGCTATGGAGGTGGAGGAGTATCCACGTCACGATGAGAAAAATGAGCTGGCAGCCTAA
- the tmem237a gene encoding transmembrane protein 237A isoform X1 produces the protein MRRKQTTKMPSVKPKKKKIKKDINEVEEPQAGPEPAIEMEGLESHRETLTPEPQDNPPLKKKKKKKAHTTDASEQQDFPNGDVQEPHTDDEEVTRKSKRKRKGKMMENQSHNELGVEEDDIITDVHAPISQRSLFSAPLGHSHPIGKVFVEKNRRFQVTDHLDLSHDHMEEYMEVRPMWNTRDVAMRVHSGFRIIGLFSHGFLAGYAVWNIIVVYVLAGEQMTTLHNLLQQYHSLAYPAQSLLYLLLAISTVSAFDRVNLAKASIALRGFLTLDPAALASFLYFAALILSLSQQMTSDRIHLYPTANETLWPPGSEHQILQPWIVVNLVVALLVGLAWVFVATRPDMDYTEEFLMAMEVEEYPRHDEKNELAA, from the exons ATGAGAAGAAAACAAACG ACAAAAATGCCAAGTGTCAAAcccaagaaaaagaaaatcaagaagGACATTAATGAAGTTGAGGAACCACAAG CAGGGCCCGAGCCAGCTATAGAAATGGAGGGTCTGGAGAGCCACAGAGAAACGCTGACCCCTGAGCCTCAGGACAATCCAccgctgaagaagaagaagaaaaagaaggcaCATACTACCG ATGCGAGTGAACAACAAGACTTTCCAAATGGAGATGTTCAAGAGCCTCACACAGACGATGAAGAAGTCACCAGAAAAAGCAAGAGAAAAAG GAAGGGTAAGATGATGGAAAACCAGTCTCATAATGAGCTCGGCGTGGAGGAGGATGACATCATCACCGATGTGCACGCACCCATATCCCAGCGCTCTCTGTTCTCAGCGCCTCTGGGTCACAGTCATCCCATCGGAAAAGTGTTTGTAGAAAAGAACC GCCGCTTCCAGGTGACGGATCATCTGGATTTATCCCATGACCACATGGAGGAGTACATGGAAGTCAGGCCCATGTGGAACACACGAGATGTCGCCATGAGGGTCCACAGTGGCTTCAG GATCATTGGACTGTTCTCTCATGGGTTTCTGGCAGGATATGCAGTGTGGAACATCATAGTAGTGTATGTGTTAGCTGGAGAGCAGATGACCACTCTACATAACCTTCTCCAGCAGTACCACAGTCTGGCTTACCCAGCACAGTCTCTGCTCTACCTGCTGCTAGCCATCAGCACTGTGTCTGCCTTCGACAG GGTGAACCTGGCCAAAGCGTCCATTGCTCTTCGAGGATTTCTCACTCTTGATCCAGCGGCTCTTGCTTCCTTCT TATACTTTGCTGCTCTCATCCTGTCTCTGAGCCAGCAGATGACCAGTGATCGTATACATCTCTACCCCACAGCCAATGAAACGCTTTG GCCCCCGGGTTCAGAACATCAGATCCTACAGCCCTGGATCGTGGTAAACCTGGTCGTAGCTCTTCTGGTTGGTCTGGCCTGGGTGTTTGTTGCTACACGACCGGACATGGACTACACCGAAG AGTTTTTAATGGCTATGGAGGTGGAGGAGTATCCACGTCACGATGAGAAAAATGAGCTGGCAGCCTAA